The following coding sequences lie in one Vitis vinifera cultivar Pinot Noir 40024 chromosome 19, ASM3070453v1 genomic window:
- the LOC100853811 gene encoding pentatricopeptide repeat-containing protein At1g20230, which yields MLSKLPTSLPPHLALKFIKVYSNSGDLQRARHLFDKIPQPDLPTWTILISALTKHGRSLEAIQYYNDFRHKNCVEPDKLLLLSVAKACASLRDVMNAKRVHEDAIRFGFCSDVLLGNALIDMYGKCRCSEGARLVFEGMPFRDVISWTSMASCYVNCGLLREALGAFRKMGLNGERPNSVTVSSILPACTDLKDLKSGREVHGFVVRNGMGGNVFVSSALVNMYASCLSIRQAQLVFDSMSRRDTVSWNVLITAYFLNKECEKGLSVFGRMMSEGVGLNYASWNAVIGGCMQNGRTEKALEVLSRMQNSGFKPNQITITSVLPACTNLESLRGGKQIHGYIFRHWFFQDLTTTTALVFMYAKCGDLELSRRVFSMMTKRDTVSWNTMIIATSMHGNGEEALLLFREMVDSGVRPNSVTFTGVLSGCSHSRLVDEGLLIFDSMSRDHSVEPDADHHSCMVDVLSRAGRLEEAYEFIKKMPIEPTAGAWGALLGGCRVYKNVELGRIAANRLFEIESDNPGNYVLLSNILVSAKLWSEASETRKLMRDRGVTKNPGCSWIQVRNRVHTFVVGDKSNDQSDEIYRFLDYMGEKMRIAGYLPNTDFVLQDVDQEEKEEVLCNHSEKLAVAFGVLNLNGESSIRVFKNLRICGDCHNAIKFMAKIVGVKIIVRDSLRFHHFRDGLCSCQDFW from the coding sequence ATGCTTTCCAAGCTGCCCACCAGCCTTCCACCCCACCTGGCTCTCAAATTCATTAAAGTCTATTCCAATTCTGGCGATCTTCAACGTGCACGCCACTTGTTCGATAAAATTCCCCAACCAGACCTCCCTACATGGACCATTCTGATTTCAGCTCTCACTAAACATGGTCGCTCATTGGAAGCTATACaatattataatgattttaggcACAAGAACTGCGTTGAACCCGATAAATTGTTACTGTTATCTGTGGCCAAGGCTTGTGCCAGCTTGAGGGATGTTATGAATGCCAAAAGGGTCCATGAGGATGCAATCCGATTCGGGTTTTGTTCGGATGTTTTGTTGGGTAATGCATTGATTGATATGTATGGGAAGTGCAGATGTTCTGAAGGTGCTAGGCTGGTTTTTGAAGGTATGCCTTTCAGGGATGTGATTAGCTGGACCTCGATGGCTTCTTGTTATGTGAATTGTGGACTTCTGAGAGAGGCTTTGGGAGCTTTTCGCAAAATGGGGTTGAATGGGGAAAGACCCAATTCGGTTACGGTGTCCTCAATTCTTCCTGCTTGTACggatttgaaagatttgaaaTCAGGAAGAGAGGTTCATGGTTTTGTTGTGAGAAATGGAATGGGAGGAAATGTGTTTGTGAGTAGTGCTCTTGTAAACATGTATGCTAGTTGTTTAAGCATTAGGCAAGCTCAGTTGGTGTTTGATAGCATGTCTCGAAGAGACACTGTTTCATGGAATGTACTTATAACGGCATATTTCTTGAACAAAGAATGTGAGAAGGGTCTTAGTGTTTTTGGTAGGATGATGAGTGAAGGGGTTGGATTGAATTATGCTTCGTGGAATGCTGTAATTGGGGGATGCATGCAAAATGGACGAACTGAAAAAGCACTAGAGGTCCTCAGTCGAATGCAAAATTCAGGATTCAAACCTAACCAAATCACAATCACTAGTGTCTTGCCTGCTTGCACAAATTTAGAGAGCTTAAGGGGAGGCAAACAGATTCATGGATATATCTTTAGGCATTGGTTTTTTCAGGACTTAACAACTACCACTGCTTTGGTTTTCATGTATGCTAAATGTGGTGACTTGGAACTTTCTCGTAGGGTTTTCAGTATGATGACGAAAAGGGATACTGTTTCTTGGAACACGATGATCATTGCCACCTCGATGCATGGGAATGGAGAGGAAGCTTTGTTGCTCTTCCGAGAAATGGTGGATTCTGGGGTCAGGCCTAATTCTGTTACTTTTACTGGTGTTTTATCTGGCTGCAGTCATTCACGTCTTGTTGATGAAGGTCTCTTGATTTTTGATTCGATGAGCAGAGATCACTCAGTTGAACCTGATGCAGATCATCACTCGTGTATGGTAGATGTACTAAGCCGAGCTGGTCGCCTAGAAGAGGCATATgagttcataaaaaaaatgcctATTGAACCAACTGCTGGTGCTTGGGGAGCACTGCTCGGTGGCTGTAGAGTATATAAGAATGTAGAGTTGGGGCGAATTGCAGCAAACCGGTTGTTTGAGATTGAATCAGATAACCCTGGAAACTATGTACTTTTATCCAACATACTTGTTTCTGCCAAACTATGGAGTGAAGCATCAGAAACTAGAAAATTGATGAGAGACAGAGGAGTTACTAAAAATCCAGGTTGTAGTTGGATTCAGGTGAGAAACAGAGTCCATACTTTTGTTGTTGGTGATAAAAGTAATGATCAGAGTGATGAGATCTACAGATTTTTGGATTATATGGGGGAGAAGATGAGAATTGCAGGGTATTTGCCCAACACTGATTTTGTGCTGCAAGATGTTGATCAAGAAGAGAAAGAGGAGGTTTTATGCAACCATAGTGAGAAACTTGCTGTTGCTTTTGGTGTACTTAATCTGAATGGGGAGTCATCAATTCGGGTATTTAAGAATCTGAGAATATGTGGAGATTGCCATAATGCGATCAAGTTCATGGCCAAGATTGTTGGGGTGAAGATCATTGTGAGAGATTCCCTGAGGTTTCATCATTTCAGGGATGGATTATGCTCCTGTCAGGATTTTTGGTGA